The Janthinobacterium tructae genome contains the following window.
TGCCCCAGGAATACCTGGCCGAACCGCAAATCGCCCTCGACGGCGGCAGCGACGGCATGGACCTGGTGCGCAAGATCATCGCCGGCGCGGCCGAACGCCTGACGGACGACGGCATCCTGATGATTGAAATCGGCAACGAACGCGCCTACGCGGAAGCGGCCTTCGGCGAGCTGGGCCTGACCTGGCTGACAACCAGCGCCGGCGACGACATGGTATTCCTGCTGACGGCCGAACAGCTCAAGCTGGTGTGATCGACTTGGTAGGTCGGATTAGCGTAGCGTAATCCGACAAATGTGCATGCTGCCCGTCGGATTACGCCCTTCGGGCTAATCCGACCTACCTGAATTTTACGGCGCGGGTTCATTCCCAGCCTTTACAAAGAAAAAAATGATACGTTTCCTACAAGTAAGCCTGATGCGCGGCATCAAACCGTTGCTCGAACAAGTCGATGTCACGCTCAATCCGGGCGACAAGATCGGCCTGATCGGCGCCAATGGCGCGGGCAAATCGAGCCTGTTCGCCATGATGCGTGGCGAATTGCACCCTGACCAGGGCGAGATCGATTTCCCGGCCAAATGGCGCGTGGCTTACGTGGCGCAGGAAACGCCGCCGCTGGACCGTGCCGCGCTCGACTACGCGATCGATGGCGACATCACCCTGCGCAAACTGGAAGCGGAGCTGGCGCATCTCGAGTCGCAACCGGAAAGCACGGAAAACGGCATCGCCATCGGCAACATGTACAGCGCGCTGGCCGATGCAGACGCCTACACGGTGCAGTCGCGCGGCGAACAGTTGCTGCTGGGTCTGGGCTTCACGCTGGACCAGATGCAGCAACCGGTGGCGAGTTTTTCCGGCGGCTGGCGCATGCGCTTGAACCTGGCGCAAGCGCTGATGTGCCCGTCCGACCTGCTGCTGCTCGATGAACCGACCAATCACCTGGATCTGGACGCCATCATCTGGCTGGAAGACTGGCTCAAGCGCTATGCCGGCACCTTGCTGATCATTTCGCATGACCGCGACTTCCTCGATGAAGTGGTCAACGTGGTCGTGCATATCGACGAACGCAAGCTGAAACGCTACTCGGGCAACTATTCGAGCTTCGAGCGCCAGCGTGCGGCGCAGATGATCCTGGCCGCCGGCGCGCTGGAAAAGCAGCAGCGCAAGCGTGCCCACCTGGAATCGTTCGTGAACCGCTTCAAGGCGCAAGCCTCGAAGGCGCGCCAGGCGCAAAGCCGCATGAAGGCGCTGGCGAAGATGGAAGAGCTGGCGCCATTGCGCGCCGCCGCCGAATTCTCGTTCGAATTCCGCGAGCCACTCTCCGCGCCGAACCCGCTGATGGTGATGGAAGACGTCGACGCGGGCTACAAGATCGAAAACGAAGCGACGGGCGAAATCACGCATAAAACCATCGTCAACGGCATCAAGTTTTCGCTGCAGATCGGCCAGCGTATCGGCTTGCTGGGCCAGAACGGCGCCGGCAAGTCGACCCTGATCAAGACCATCGCCGGCGAACTGATGCCGCTGACGGGCGACGCCACCATGGGCAAGGGCCTCAACATCGGCTACTTCGCCCAGCACCAGGTGGAAATGCTGCGCCACGACGAATCGCCGCTGTGGCATCTGTCGAAGATCGCCCCTACCGTGCGCGAGCAGGAACTGCGCAACTTCCTGGGCGGCTTCAACTTCCCCGGCAACATGGTCACCGCCTCGATCGCCCCATTCTCGGGCGGCGAAAAAGCCCGTTTGGCGCTGGCCCTGATCGTCTGGCAACGTCCGAACCTGCTGCTGCTCGATGAACCGACCAACCACTTGGATCTGGAAACGCGCGAAGCGCTGACGGAAGCGCTGGCGCAGTTCGAAGGCACCCTGGTCGTCGTTTCCCATGATCGCCATTTGCTGCGCGCCACCACCGACGAATTCATCATCGTGGCCGACGGCAAGCTGCAACCGTTCGACGGCGACCTGGACGATTACAAGGATTGGCTGTTCAAGACTAAGCTGGGCAAGGGCACGGACGTGCTGCCGGCCGCCGGCAAGGCCAACAAGACGGACTTCCCAGTCGTCTCACCGGTAGCTGTAGCCGCCGCCCCTGCCGCGCCCGTGCGCGACAAGCGCCAGGAAGCGGAAGACCGCCAGAAGGCCGCCGCCCTGCGCAAGCCGATCGAAAACAAGATCAAGCGCCAGGAAGAGCAGATTGCCAAGCGCAACGCGCAAAAGGCGGAAACGGAAGCCAAGCTGGGCGAGCCGACCATCTACGACGCCGCCAACAAGGCCAAGCTGAAGCAACTGCTGGCCGATCAGACCTTCTTCACCAAGGACCTGGCGCAGCTGGAAGCGGAATGGCTCGATCTGCAGGATCAGTTAGAGAAACTCGGCTAACGCACAACACAAAGACGACCTCCGGGTCGTCTTTTTTTTCAGGCCGCCTGCATGGGGCCGGGGCTGCGGATGGCCATCAGGCGGTCGATGTCGACGAGGATCAATCTGCGTCCCGCCAGCGTACCCAGGCCCAGCAGATAATCGGCTTCCGCCGCGCCCAGGCCGGGCACGGCGGCGATGTCGCTGGCGGCCAGGCTGACGATGTCTGTGACGCCATCGACCACCATGCCCATCACGCCATTGCTCAGCTGCAAGATGATCACGTCAGTGGACGGGTCGGGCGTACCCTGGGCGCTGCCGAACGCGGCGCGCATGTCGACGATGGGGATGATCACGCCGCGCGAGACGGCCACGCTGCGCAGCACCTCCCCTTCCGAGGAAAAGCGGTCGAGTTCCTTCAGCGGGCGCAATTCCCGCACGCAGCGGTAGTCGAGGCCGTATTCCAGGCCGCCCAGCCGGAAGCTCAAGTATTGGGCCGTTGCGGCGCCAGGCGTGGTCGTCGGCTGCATGGTGTTCCTTTCATCCGGTAAGCGCTGCCAGGATGCGCAGTGGCGCAACGTTAGCCCCATGCTAACCAGCATCGCCGCACCCGGCGTTGAGAAACATCAACTTTCCCGGAAGACATCATCGACTGGCCGCTCCGGCCTTGCGCCGGCGCAGCCATCTTCCCTTACAATACCCCCATCGTTTCCCCACAGGCAGGCCATGCAACACCTCGTCAATCCCGCTGAAGTTGAATTTTCCGCCATCCGCGCTCAGGGGCCGGGCGGGCAGAACGTCAACAAGGTGTCCAGCGCCATCCATTTGCGCTTCCCCATCGCCGCCTCGTCGCTGCCGGAAGCGTACAAGGAGCGGCTGCTGGCCCTGCGCGACAGCCGCATCAGCAAGGATGGCGTGCTGGTGCTCAAGGCGCAGCAGTCGCGCAGCCAGGAGCAGAACAAGGAAGAAGCCTTGCGGCGCTTGCAGGAAATCATCGACAGCGTCACCTTCCTGCCCGCCGTGCGCCGCGCCACCAAGCCCACGCGCAGCTCGCAGCGGCGCCGCCTCGACAGCAAAAGCACGCACAGCGTGCTGAAACAGTCGCGCGGCAAGGTGATCGACTGATTACGGCGGCGGCTGGTAAGTCCAGTCCAGGCTGCCTGTGCTGTCCGCAAACACGCTCTGCGTGGCCGGCGTGGCGCTGCGCAACAGCGCCTTGATCTCCTTCGGCGGCCGGTCGTAGACCTTGGCCGGCCCAGGCGGCACGACCATGGCGCGCACGACCGTTTCACCGTCGACCAGTCCCAGGCTGCAGCGCGACTGGCCGGCCGTCGCTTGCCGCTGCTGGCGCACTTGCGCCACCAGGGCCAGCATTTGCCCGTGCAGGATTTCCGACTGTTTCACTTCCACGCGCAGGCGCGCCACTTCCTTCAATACGGGAGCGATGCGCGCCGCCAGCTTGTCGTACTGCAATTGCTGCGCCGGCTGCAGCTGCAGCTCGCCGCGCCGCAGCTGGCCCGCCAGCGTCAGGTAGTTGCGCACCTCGGGCAAATGCGCGATGGCATCGATTTCCTGCTGGCGCTTATGCTGCAACTGCTGATAGTGCGCGGCCTTCGCCAGGCTTTCCGCGATCTGTTGGTCCAGGGCGCTCAAATCGGGCACCAGCGGGAACAGCAGCATCTCCACCTGCTTGCGCGGACCGGCGCTGCCGATGCGGATGGTGCGTGCCGCCACGGCGCAGCCTTCGGCCAGCTCGATGACGACCTCGTCGGCGATGATCTCGCAATTGCTGGCATGCTCGATCACCACGCGCGTGCCGGCGATGACGCAGCTTTCCGCCCGCTTCACGTGGACTTCGCCGCTCAGCGCCTGCAGCACGGAACCGGAAGCGACGCCCTCGACGCGCACGTCGCCGTGCTCGTTGAAGGCCGTGCCGCCCACCAGATTGCGCTGGAGCCATATCAGCCCGCCATGCGAGTGCAGGTGGCCGTACACGTCGCCATGGATGGTGATGTCGCTGCCGTCGAGCTGGCGCTGCTCCTGCACTTCGCCATATTCCTCGTACGCGGCGCGCAGCTTCAAGTTGCCCGTGGTACGGCTGCTGACGCCTTCGCGGCTGACGATCTTGTTTTCGATGGAGAGCTTGCCGAGCGCATCGACATTCACATAGCCATCCTGGGTGGCCACCACGTAATCGCCATCGCTGAAGCGTTCGACCGCCGTGCCCGCCCCTGCCACCGCCGCCGGGTCCAGCTCCAGCGGCGCGGGCGGCGGCAGCAGCGTACCGTCCAGGTCGTAGCCGGGCAAGCCGGGCGCACCGGGCAGCAGCCGCAGCAGGCGCGCGTGTTTTTTCACTTGCGGAAAACGGTTCTTGAAACTGAGCAAATCCAGGCGGCCATCGGAGCGTTCGCGCGGCGCATCGTCGCGGTGGATGCCTTGCGACACTTCGACCAGCTGCGCGTCGCGGCCCGGCTGCGGCGGCAGCGCGCGCGCCACGGTAATGCGCTCGGCCTTGCCGCTGCCGAGAATGGCGCGCACGGCCGCGCCATCGATGCCATAGCGCACGCCCTTGCACCACAGGTCAGCCACCAGCTCGTCAAACTCGCGGCGCGCCGGCACCTGGCCATCCGCGTCAGGCGACAGCGCTTCAAAGTAGAACTCGGCGCTGTCGCCGCGGATCTTGATTTGTTTATACAGTGCGCGGCGCTGGGCCGGGAATGGCGCCACGCGGGCGGCAATGCGCAGCAAGGCATCGCTCTTGGGCGCGGCGCGGGGCGCGGGGGCATGGAACAGGGTCAGCAGGAATAAAGCGTAGTCGAGACCGGCCAGCAGTTGCCCCGACTGGAACAGCTGGTCGACGGCGGCGCGCAACTGCGCTGGCGCCAGCGACAGGTCGAGACACACGCCCTCGTCGCGCTGGACCAGGCCGCGCGGCAAGGCGCCTGCGGGGACCGCCTCAGGAACGGGTGTGTCGTCGTCGCTCACGCCTTGTCTCCCCCAGCAACACATTCAGAGAATTGCCTCAATGCACTAGAACAATATCACGGGGCGTGGCGGTGTGCCTGACTCGGCAAAAATGTGCTTGCCAGATGCCAACAGGGCCATGTCTTGCGAGATGGCCCTGTGGGATGGGGTGCGCGATGTCTAAATAATTAGCGGCGCGGCGGGTTGGAGTAAATATCTTGCCCTACTTCGTTGATCTGGCGGCGCAGGTCGCGCCGCTCGTCGGGCGTCATGCGGCCCGTGCGGCGCGAGGCGTCGGCGCCTTCGCTGGCGCGGCGCTGCTCTTCGGCGCGCGTGTCGAAACTGCGTGCGTCACGCTGTTCGCGCAGTCGCGTATCATTGCTACTGGTGCGCTGTACCTGTTCATAGCGCTGGGCCTGTACTTGCGGCTGGTCGTCACGGCGTGGCGGCGGCTGGTTTTGTGCCAGCGCCAGGCTGGCGGCAAACACGGAGCAAACGGCAAATGCGGACAGCACAGTCGTACGTGCAGCAATAGCTGCGCTGGGAGCGGTGTGAATTTTTTTAGTAAAGATATTCATTGAGTTCCTCTTCCGCGATGCCGTATAAACTTAAAGCTGATTTCCACTGTGGCCCCAGTGTATGATGCTTTACACGGTGCAGTAAGAGTAATTGGGTAAAGTTTGTAACACTTTGTAATGGGTCGCCCTACCCCCTTGCCGACGCCACGCGAGGCGTTACTATAGCAACTAATATAAGATAACACGACACCTTAAATGACCACAACCTCCACTTCCGGCAGCAACACGCCTACGCAATCGATCCACGGCCACCAGGCGAAAATCATGGTGGTCGATGACGATGTGCGCCTGCGCGACCTGCTGCGCCGCTACCTGACCGAACAGGGTTTCAATGTCTTCACGGCAGAGAGCGCGACGGCCATGAACAAGCTGTGGCTGCGCGAACGCTACGACTTGCTGGTGCTCGATTTGATGCTGCCCGGCGAAGACGGCCTGTCGATCTGCCGCCGCCTGCGCGGCGCGGGTGACCAGACGCCGATCATCATGCTGACGGCCAAGGGCGAAGATGTGGACCGTATCGTGGGCCTGGAAATGGGCGCCGACGACTACCTGCCGAAACCGTTCAACCCGCGCGAACTGGTGGCCCGCATCGGCGCCGTGCTGCGCCGCAAGGGTCCCGATGAAATCCCGGGCGCACCGTCGGAAACACCGCAAACCTTCGAATTCGGCGACTTCGTGCTGGACCTGGGCACGCGCACATTGAAAAAGAGTGGCGAAACGGTGCCGCTGACCACCGGCGAGTTTTCTGTGCTGAAAGTGTTTGCCCGCCATGCGCGCCAGCCGCTGTCGCGTGAAAAACTGATGGAACTGGCGCGTGGACGCGAATACGAAGTGTTCGACCGCAGCCTGGACGTGCAAATCTCGCGCCTGCGCAAACTGATCGAACCCGATCCGTCGAGCCCGCTGTTCATCCAGACCGTGTGGGGCCTCGGTTACGTCTTCATCCCGGACGGACAGCCGCGCTGATCGCAGGCGAGGCATGATGAAGCTTGTTCCCGATATCAGCCTGGCGCGGCTGAAAAGCGGCCTGTTCTGGCGCACCTTTTTGCTGCTCGGCACCTTGACCACGGTCAGCATGATCACCTGGATCGGCATGATTTCCGTCATCCAGCGTGAGCCGCAGGCGCAGCAGATTTCCGCCCAGATCATTTCCGTCGTTACCATCACGCATGCGGCACTGACGCACTCGGCGCCCGAGCTGCGGCGCGAGCTGCTGTTCGACCTCGTCAGCAATGAAGGCATCCGCATCTTCTCGCTGGAAGAGGACGACCGCATCGAGCCGCCGCCCGACAATTACCTGATGCCCGAGATCGAGGCACAGGTGAAAGCCAAGCTGGGCAAGGACACGCGCTTTTCCGCGCGCGTCAACGGCGTGGCCGGTTTCTGGGTCAGCTTCAAGATCGACGACGACGAGTACTGGCTGATGCTGGACCGCGAGCGCCTGCGCGGCCTGACGGGCTTCCAGTGGCTGGGCTGGGCC
Protein-coding sequences here:
- a CDS encoding ATP-binding cassette domain-containing protein, encoding MIRFLQVSLMRGIKPLLEQVDVTLNPGDKIGLIGANGAGKSSLFAMMRGELHPDQGEIDFPAKWRVAYVAQETPPLDRAALDYAIDGDITLRKLEAELAHLESQPESTENGIAIGNMYSALADADAYTVQSRGEQLLLGLGFTLDQMQQPVASFSGGWRMRLNLAQALMCPSDLLLLDEPTNHLDLDAIIWLEDWLKRYAGTLLIISHDRDFLDEVVNVVVHIDERKLKRYSGNYSSFERQRAAQMILAAGALEKQQRKRAHLESFVNRFKAQASKARQAQSRMKALAKMEELAPLRAAAEFSFEFREPLSAPNPLMVMEDVDAGYKIENEATGEITHKTIVNGIKFSLQIGQRIGLLGQNGAGKSTLIKTIAGELMPLTGDATMGKGLNIGYFAQHQVEMLRHDESPLWHLSKIAPTVREQELRNFLGGFNFPGNMVTASIAPFSGGEKARLALALIVWQRPNLLLLDEPTNHLDLETREALTEALAQFEGTLVVVSHDRHLLRATTDEFIIVADGKLQPFDGDLDDYKDWLFKTKLGKGTDVLPAAGKANKTDFPVVSPVAVAAAPAAPVRDKRQEAEDRQKAAALRKPIENKIKRQEEQIAKRNAQKAETEAKLGEPTIYDAANKAKLKQLLADQTFFTKDLAQLEAEWLDLQDQLEKLG
- a CDS encoding chemotaxis protein CheW translates to MQPTTTPGAATAQYLSFRLGGLEYGLDYRCVRELRPLKELDRFSSEGEVLRSVAVSRGVIIPIVDMRAAFGSAQGTPDPSTDVIILQLSNGVMGMVVDGVTDIVSLAASDIAAVPGLGAAEADYLLGLGTLAGRRLILVDIDRLMAIRSPGPMQAA
- the arfB gene encoding alternative ribosome rescue aminoacyl-tRNA hydrolase ArfB, with amino-acid sequence MQHLVNPAEVEFSAIRAQGPGGQNVNKVSSAIHLRFPIAASSLPEAYKERLLALRDSRISKDGVLVLKAQQSRSQEQNKEEALRRLQEIIDSVTFLPAVRRATKPTRSSQRRRLDSKSTHSVLKQSRGKVID
- a CDS encoding flagellar assembly protein A, producing MSDDDTPVPEAVPAGALPRGLVQRDEGVCLDLSLAPAQLRAAVDQLFQSGQLLAGLDYALFLLTLFHAPAPRAAPKSDALLRIAARVAPFPAQRRALYKQIKIRGDSAEFYFEALSPDADGQVPARREFDELVADLWCKGVRYGIDGAAVRAILGSGKAERITVARALPPQPGRDAQLVEVSQGIHRDDAPRERSDGRLDLLSFKNRFPQVKKHARLLRLLPGAPGLPGYDLDGTLLPPPAPLELDPAAVAGAGTAVERFSDGDYVVATQDGYVNVDALGKLSIENKIVSREGVSSRTTGNLKLRAAYEEYGEVQEQRQLDGSDITIHGDVYGHLHSHGGLIWLQRNLVGGTAFNEHGDVRVEGVASGSVLQALSGEVHVKRAESCVIAGTRVVIEHASNCEIIADEVVIELAEGCAVAARTIRIGSAGPRKQVEMLLFPLVPDLSALDQQIAESLAKAAHYQQLQHKRQQEIDAIAHLPEVRNYLTLAGQLRRGELQLQPAQQLQYDKLAARIAPVLKEVARLRVEVKQSEILHGQMLALVAQVRQQRQATAGQSRCSLGLVDGETVVRAMVVPPGPAKVYDRPPKEIKALLRSATPATQSVFADSTGSLDWTYQPPP
- the ompR gene encoding two-component system response regulator OmpR; the encoded protein is MVVDDDVRLRDLLRRYLTEQGFNVFTAESATAMNKLWLRERYDLLVLDLMLPGEDGLSICRRLRGAGDQTPIIMLTAKGEDVDRIVGLEMGADDYLPKPFNPRELVARIGAVLRRKGPDEIPGAPSETPQTFEFGDFVLDLGTRTLKKSGETVPLTTGEFSVLKVFARHARQPLSREKLMELARGREYEVFDRSLDVQISRLRKLIEPDPSSPLFIQTVWGLGYVFIPDGQPR